The Hymenobacter sp. 5317J-9 genome has a window encoding:
- a CDS encoding mechanosensitive ion channel family protein yields the protein MNQVSTYAQQLQALVWLYLPRVLMAGVALVVGWWLVGWATRLIATATTRLDVSLSSFLRSLVNIVLKVLLLISVAGMVGFETTSFVAILGAAGLAVGLALQGTLANFAGGVLILIFKPYVVGDTIESQGKSGEVREIQIFNTILVTGQGDTIILPNGATSNNVIINKTAQNKAMVEIVAEVDNATNLDDLRGWAIPLMQADEQVLATPAPQVVVTALKPGGMTVAFRAYTAAGHNGGAQGRLIEQIQRALAQQGVSSPVPVQHSYVRTLPD from the coding sequence ATGAATCAGGTTTCTACATACGCTCAGCAGCTCCAGGCCCTGGTGTGGCTCTACCTGCCCCGCGTGCTCATGGCCGGGGTGGCGCTGGTGGTGGGCTGGTGGCTCGTTGGCTGGGCCACGCGGCTGATTGCGACGGCCACCACGCGGCTCGACGTGTCGCTGAGCTCATTTCTGCGCAGCCTCGTCAACATTGTGCTCAAGGTGCTGCTGCTGATTTCGGTGGCCGGTATGGTGGGCTTCGAAACCACGTCGTTTGTGGCCATACTGGGCGCCGCCGGGCTGGCGGTGGGCCTGGCCCTGCAGGGCACGCTGGCCAACTTCGCGGGCGGGGTGCTCATCCTCATTTTCAAGCCCTACGTGGTGGGCGACACCATCGAGTCGCAGGGCAAATCGGGCGAGGTGCGCGAAATCCAGATTTTCAACACCATCCTCGTCACGGGGCAGGGCGACACCATCATCCTGCCCAACGGCGCCACGTCCAACAACGTCATCATCAACAAAACGGCCCAGAATAAGGCCATGGTGGAAATTGTGGCCGAAGTCGACAATGCCACCAACCTCGACGACCTGCGCGGCTGGGCCATTCCGCTGATGCAGGCCGACGAACAGGTGCTGGCCACGCCCGCGCCGCAGGTGGTGGTCACGGCCCTCAAGCCCGGCGGCATGACGGTGGCGTTTCGGGCCTACACCGCCGCCGGGCACAACGGCGGCGCCCAGGGCCGCCTCATCGAGCAGATTCAGCGGGCCCTGGCCCAGCAGGGCGTTAGCAGCCCGGTGCCAGTGCAGCACAGCTACGTGCGCACACTGCCCGACTAA
- a CDS encoding PAS domain S-box protein codes for MTRVELEHALAQQQAENAILRAAMAQQPAPGPPPGQPSQEQLLLMQELYTAVVLTDTNGLVTWVNKGFTALCGLSPHEVLGLHPRTFLRPGLTDAQALKYIEDGLSQQVQFQYEVRNPGFPDRWIRVRAQPLRNERGEVVMAGLLEDITEWKNAQSSLAESEVRFRALAENVPGVLYEWREEARGAGHFRYVSPKLHELFGVPIHDVGRVLHYVHPEDLEALLVSIRRANRDGTPWFFEGRVVAPGQPLRWFRGSSVATGRDANGITYSGILQDITALKQAQTALRESDLRWRLAVEGFGDGYWEHDLRTGAVFFSADYRAMLGYGEADLPNHYSSWHSLVHPADLEDVLRSIATHLRGDSPLMSAELRMRCKDGRYKWVLSRGLVTTRAPDGKPLMFTGMHTDITELKQAREALDASNRRLTTVIANFPEGVVLEDEQRRIVFTNEALCRLLDVPLTPEQLVGQEGVLLAEGLRGAQQHPNRYVARITALLLRRKPAVGDVLALRDGRILQRDFAPIFDQNRYIGHLWKFEDITTRTRAEADLKRREEKYRGIIENMSLGLVEADLDDHLLYANQSFCEMTGFCTDELEGRKLSPLLLTGDDLELVESKLEVRQRGIADSYEIAVTTKSGELKWLLVSGAPLYDDDQRLVGSIGIYLDVTPQKQLEASLREAKAAAEISSRAKQDFLANMSHEIRTPMNAILGMSQLLAKTTLNAPQASYLHAITASAENLLVIINDILDLSKIEAGRMAVEHIGFSVCRVCAQVEKTLQYKAEEKGLSFVTSCDPAMPDVLLGDPYRITQVLLNLAGNSVKFTERGAVHVSCALLETTAAGEAVVEFTVQDTGIGIDADYLAQVFNDFSQEDSSVSRRFGGTGLGLGISQKLVELLGGELRIDSRKDHGTVSRFTLRLPVGNEHDVPSKPAADAVGPPQDLRGKRVLLVEDNAFNRMLAGIFLTNAELDVTEASNGQVAVDLARQQPFDLILMDVQMPVMNGYEATAIIRQELGLHTPIIALTANAIQGERSKCLAAGMSDYLTKPFQEAELVKMVYDWVSGPFATSSEPEDPRAARGGA; via the coding sequence ATGACCCGAGTGGAGCTAGAACACGCCCTGGCGCAGCAGCAAGCCGAAAACGCCATTCTGCGCGCGGCGATGGCCCAGCAGCCGGCCCCCGGCCCGCCCCCGGGCCAGCCCAGCCAGGAGCAATTGCTGCTGATGCAGGAGCTCTACACGGCCGTGGTGCTCACCGATACCAACGGCTTGGTAACGTGGGTAAACAAGGGCTTCACGGCCCTTTGCGGCCTGTCGCCGCACGAAGTGCTGGGGCTGCACCCGCGTACTTTTCTGCGGCCCGGCCTCACAGATGCGCAAGCGCTGAAATACATTGAGGACGGCCTTTCGCAGCAGGTGCAGTTTCAATACGAAGTGCGCAACCCCGGCTTCCCCGACCGCTGGATTCGGGTGCGGGCGCAGCCCCTGCGCAACGAGCGGGGCGAGGTGGTGATGGCCGGCCTGCTCGAAGACATCACGGAGTGGAAAAATGCGCAGTCCAGCCTGGCCGAGAGCGAGGTGCGTTTTCGGGCACTGGCCGAAAACGTGCCCGGCGTGCTGTATGAGTGGCGCGAGGAGGCCCGTGGCGCGGGCCATTTTCGCTACGTGAGCCCCAAGCTGCACGAGCTGTTTGGCGTGCCCATCCACGACGTGGGCCGGGTGCTGCACTACGTGCACCCCGAAGACCTAGAGGCGCTGCTGGTCTCCATTCGGCGGGCCAACCGCGACGGCACGCCGTGGTTTTTTGAGGGGCGCGTGGTGGCGCCGGGGCAGCCGCTGCGCTGGTTCCGGGGCAGCTCAGTAGCCACCGGGCGCGATGCAAACGGCATCACGTACAGCGGCATTTTGCAGGACATCACGGCCCTGAAACAGGCCCAGACCGCCCTGCGCGAAAGCGACCTGCGCTGGCGCCTGGCCGTGGAAGGCTTCGGCGACGGCTACTGGGAACACGACCTGCGCACGGGCGCTGTCTTTTTTTCGGCCGACTACCGCGCCATGCTGGGCTACGGCGAAGCCGACTTGCCCAACCACTACAGCAGCTGGCACTCGCTTGTGCACCCCGCCGACCTGGAAGACGTGCTGCGCAGCATCGCCACCCACTTGCGCGGCGACTCGCCCCTGATGAGCGCCGAGCTGCGGATGCGCTGCAAAGACGGCCGCTACAAATGGGTGCTGAGCCGCGGCCTGGTCACGACGCGCGCCCCCGATGGAAAACCGCTCATGTTCACGGGCATGCACACCGACATCACGGAGCTGAAGCAGGCCCGCGAAGCCCTCGACGCCTCCAACCGTCGCCTGACCACCGTCATCGCCAACTTTCCCGAGGGCGTGGTGCTCGAAGACGAGCAGCGCCGCATCGTGTTCACCAACGAAGCCCTCTGCCGCCTGCTCGACGTGCCCCTCACGCCGGAGCAGCTGGTGGGGCAGGAGGGAGTCTTGCTGGCCGAGGGGTTGCGGGGCGCCCAGCAGCACCCCAACCGCTACGTGGCCCGCATCACGGCCCTGCTGCTGCGCCGCAAGCCCGCGGTGGGCGACGTGCTGGCCCTGCGCGACGGCCGCATCCTGCAGCGCGACTTCGCGCCCATTTTCGACCAGAACCGCTACATCGGCCACCTCTGGAAATTTGAGGACATCACGACCCGCACCCGTGCCGAGGCCGACCTCAAGCGCCGCGAAGAAAAGTACCGCGGCATCATCGAGAACATGTCGCTGGGCTTGGTGGAGGCCGACTTGGACGACCACCTGCTCTACGCCAACCAGAGCTTTTGCGAGATGACCGGCTTCTGCACCGACGAGCTGGAGGGCCGCAAGCTCTCGCCGCTGCTCCTCACCGGCGACGACCTGGAGCTGGTGGAAAGCAAGCTCGAAGTGCGCCAGCGCGGCATTGCCGACTCCTACGAAATCGCCGTGACCACCAAGAGCGGCGAACTGAAATGGCTGCTGGTGAGCGGCGCCCCGCTCTACGACGACGACCAGCGGCTGGTGGGCTCCATCGGCATCTACCTCGACGTGACGCCGCAGAAGCAGCTCGAGGCCAGCCTGCGTGAGGCCAAAGCGGCGGCCGAAATCAGCTCGCGGGCCAAGCAGGATTTCCTGGCCAACATGAGCCACGAAATCCGCACGCCCATGAATGCCATCCTGGGCATGAGCCAGCTGCTGGCCAAAACCACCCTCAACGCCCCGCAGGCCAGCTACCTGCACGCCATCACGGCCTCGGCCGAAAACCTGCTGGTCATCATCAACGACATTCTGGACCTGTCCAAAATCGAGGCCGGGCGCATGGCGGTCGAGCACATCGGCTTCAGCGTGTGCCGCGTGTGCGCGCAGGTAGAGAAAACGCTGCAATACAAGGCCGAAGAAAAAGGCCTGAGCTTCGTGACCAGCTGCGACCCTGCCATGCCCGACGTGCTGCTCGGCGACCCCTACCGCATCACCCAGGTGCTGCTCAACCTGGCCGGCAACTCCGTGAAATTTACCGAGCGCGGGGCCGTGCACGTATCGTGCGCCCTGCTCGAAACCACGGCCGCGGGCGAAGCCGTGGTTGAGTTTACGGTGCAGGACACGGGCATCGGCATCGACGCAGACTACCTGGCCCAGGTGTTCAACGACTTCAGCCAGGAGGACTCGTCGGTATCGCGCCGGTTTGGGGGCACCGGCCTGGGACTGGGCATCAGCCAAAAGCTGGTGGAGCTGCTGGGCGGCGAGCTGCGCATCGACAGCCGGAAAGACCACGGCACCGTGAGCCGTTTCACGCTGCGCCTGCCCGTGGGCAACGAGCACGACGTGCCCAGCAAGCCGGCCGCCGACGCGGTGGGCCCGCCCCAGGACCTGCGCGGCAAGCGCGTGCTGCTGGTCGAAGACAACGCCTTTAACCGGATGCTGGCCGGTATTTTCCTCACCAATGCCGAGCTGGACGTGACCGAGGCCAGCAACGGCCAGGTGGCCGTGGACCTGGCCCGCCAGCAGCCCTTCGACCTCATACTCATGGACGTGCAGATGCCCGTCATGAACGGCTACGAGGCCACGGCCATTATTCGGCAGGAGTTGGGTCTGCATACGCCTATCATCGCCCTCACGGCCAATGCCATCCAGGGCGAACGCAGCAAATGCCTGGCCGCCGGCATGAGCGACTACCTCACCAAACCCTTTCAGGAGGCCGAGCTGGTGAAAATGGTATACGACTGGGTGTCCGGGCCCTTTGCGACGAGCAGCGAGCCCGAAGACCCTCGGGCCGCGCGTGGCGGCGCCTGA